In one Serinus canaria isolate serCan28SL12 chromosome 2, serCan2020, whole genome shotgun sequence genomic region, the following are encoded:
- the PLEKHF2 gene encoding pleckstrin homology domain-containing family F member 2 encodes MVDRLANSEANTRRISIVENCFGAAGQPLTIPGRVLIGEGVLTKLCRKKPKARQFFLFNDILVYGNIVIQKKKYNKQHIIPLENVTIDSIQDEGDLRNGWLIKTPTKSFAVYAATATEKSEWMNHINKCVSDLLSKSGKTPSNEHAAVWVPDSEATVCMRCQKAKFTPVNRRHHCRKCGFVVCGPCSEKRFLLPSQSSKPVRICDFCYDLLSTGEMTACQSTRSDSYSQSPKSSLNDVSDDDDDEDSSD; translated from the coding sequence ATGGTGGATCGCTTGGCAAACAGCGAGGCGAATACTAGAAGAATAAGTATCGTGGAAAACTGCTTTGGAGCAGCTGGTCAACCCCTGACTATTCCTGGCCGTGTTCTGATTGGAGAGGGAGTCCTAACAAAACTGTGTAGGAAGAAGCCCAAAGCAAGGCAGTTCTTCCTGTTCAACGACATTCTTGTTTATGGTAACATTGTCATCCAGAAGAAGAAATACAACAAACAGCACATAATCCCACTGGAAAATGTCACTATTGATTCCATCCAGGATGAGGGAGACTTACGGAACGGGTGGCTTATCAAGACACCAACCAAGTCTTTTGCGGTTTATGCTGCCACTGCTACAGAGAAGTCGGAGTGGATGAACCACATAAACAAGTGTGTTTCTGATTTGCTCTCCAAAAGTGGGAAGACCCCTAGCAATGAGCACGCAGCCGTGTGGGTGCCGGACTCGGAAGCCACGGTGTGCATGCGCTGTCAGAAAGCCAAGTTTACACCCGTCAACCGTCGCCACCACTGCCGCAAGTGCGGCTTTGTCGTGTGCGGGCCATGCTCGGAAAAGAGGTTCCTGCTCCCGAGCCAGTCTTCCAAGCCCGTGAGAATCTGCGACTTCTGCTACGATCTTCTTTCTACAGGGGAGATGACTGCTTGTCAGTCCACTAGGTCAGACTCCTACAGCCAGTCACCTAAGTCATCTTTAAATGATGTatctgatgatgatgatgatgaagacaGTAGCGATTAA